One window from the genome of Salmo salar chromosome ssa25, Ssal_v3.1, whole genome shotgun sequence encodes:
- the pvrl1 gene encoding Poliovirus receptor-related protein 1 yields MLRNLCGVILLMIQRDTESTQVIGGRRTVVQGEDVDLSCRLIETTEDLEQITWQKSTWEETQKHNFMLIYPNGAIKFIAPNGLKARVQFIGNPSENLGSIRITAVRLLDEGTFTCIFSVFPSGAYTTEIPLTVLGKNSSFTLCITVSMIDSVERLNVIINTRKVRSW; encoded by the exons ATGTTACGGAATCTGTGCGGTGTGATTCTACTCATGATCCAGAGGGATACAGAAA GTACACAGGTGATTGGAGGACGCAGGACTGTGGTACAGGGGGAGGATGTGGACTTATCCTGCAGACTGATAGAGACAACTGAGGACCTCGAACAGATAACATGGCAGAAAAGTACTTGGGAAGAAACACAGAAACATAATTTTATGCTGATTTATCCCAATGGGGCTATTAAGTTTATTGCACCAAATGGATTAAAAGCTAGAGTCCAGTTTATTGGGAACCCATCAGAAAACCTTGGATCTATTAGAATAACAGCTGTCAGACTGTTGGATGAAGGCACCTTCACATGTATCTTCAGTGTTTTCCCCAGTGGAGCATACACTACAGAGATACCTCTGACTGTGCTTGGTAAGAACTCTTCCTTCACTCTTTGCATCACTGTTTCTATGATTGACAGTGTGGAAAGACTTAATGTGATAATCAATACTAGAAAGGTAAGAAGTTGGTAG